The following proteins are encoded in a genomic region of Candidatus Dechloromonas phosphoritropha:
- a CDS encoding ATP-binding cassette domain-containing protein, with protein MPYLKLSDACLAYGHVPLLDHADFLLDPGERVALIGRNGTGKSSLLAALAAGTGRGKLDDGEVWVQPGIHVGYVPQEPLFDARSTVFAAVISGMGEASRLLAAYHGVSHQLAEGAGDHDALLAQMDALQHELEACGAWTHEAQAEKVIDRFGLDPDARVGSLSGGQKKRLALAQALAITPEVLLLDEPTNHLDIAAIEWLENMLIETGVTLLFITHDRTFLDRVCTRIVELDRGKLASFPGSFSDYQRRKELLLHEEALANARADKLLKEEEVWIRKGVEARRTRAVFRVQRLDLLRAERQARRERMGKVNLQLDAGDRSGKLVAELEHVSKSYPPRGLPAGRGQQPVVRDFSARIQRGDRIGVIGPNGAGKTTLLRLILGELKPDAGIVRLGTKIDVAYFDQFRTQLDPDSSLVDVISPGSDFVDIGGARKHVIGYLEDFLFRPERARSPVSSLSGGERNRLLLARLFARPANVLVLDEPTNDLDIETLELLEELLANYDGTLFLVSHDRTFLDNVVTQTIAAEGDGHWKEYAGGYSDWAAYKASVARESARQKTEARPAVKAPEPTKARGDKLSWKEQRELEALPGQISALESEQVELGKRLADASIYQSDPQAAQTAAGRLAVIDDELMALLERWEALEARAGNPA; from the coding sequence ATGCCTTATCTCAAACTTTCCGACGCCTGTCTCGCGTATGGCCACGTTCCGCTGCTCGATCACGCGGATTTCCTGCTCGACCCGGGCGAGCGCGTCGCGCTGATCGGCCGCAACGGGACCGGCAAGTCATCCCTGCTGGCGGCTCTGGCGGCCGGAACCGGGAGGGGCAAGCTCGACGACGGCGAGGTCTGGGTGCAGCCCGGTATCCACGTCGGCTACGTACCCCAGGAGCCGCTCTTCGATGCACGGTCGACGGTGTTCGCGGCGGTGATTTCGGGGATGGGCGAGGCCTCGCGCCTGCTCGCCGCGTATCACGGCGTTTCACACCAACTAGCCGAAGGTGCCGGCGATCACGATGCCTTGCTGGCGCAGATGGATGCCCTGCAGCACGAACTGGAGGCCTGCGGCGCGTGGACCCACGAGGCGCAGGCGGAGAAGGTCATCGATCGCTTCGGGCTCGACCCGGACGCCAGAGTCGGCAGTCTTTCCGGCGGCCAGAAGAAGCGTCTGGCGCTGGCCCAGGCGCTGGCCATCACGCCGGAGGTGCTGCTCCTTGACGAGCCGACCAATCATCTCGACATTGCCGCCATCGAATGGCTGGAGAACATGCTGATCGAGACCGGTGTCACGCTGCTCTTCATCACTCACGACCGGACCTTTCTCGATCGTGTGTGCACGCGCATCGTCGAGCTCGATCGCGGCAAGCTGGCGAGCTTTCCCGGCAGCTTCAGCGACTACCAGCGGCGCAAGGAACTGCTGCTGCACGAGGAGGCGCTGGCCAACGCGCGCGCCGACAAGTTGCTCAAGGAAGAAGAGGTGTGGATCCGCAAGGGTGTCGAGGCGCGGCGGACGCGAGCGGTATTCCGGGTCCAGCGGCTCGACCTGCTGCGCGCCGAACGTCAGGCGCGGCGCGAACGCATGGGGAAGGTCAATCTGCAGCTCGATGCCGGCGACCGAAGCGGCAAGCTGGTCGCCGAACTCGAGCATGTCAGCAAGTCCTATCCTCCAAGGGGACTTCCTGCGGGGCGTGGTCAACAGCCGGTCGTGCGCGATTTTTCAGCGCGTATCCAGCGTGGTGACAGGATCGGCGTGATCGGCCCCAATGGCGCCGGCAAGACGACGCTGCTGCGCCTGATTCTCGGCGAGTTGAAGCCGGACGCCGGCATCGTCCGGCTGGGAACGAAGATCGATGTTGCCTATTTTGACCAGTTCCGTACCCAGCTCGATCCGGATTCGTCGCTGGTCGATGTCATTTCCCCGGGCTCCGATTTCGTCGACATCGGCGGTGCGCGCAAGCACGTGATTGGCTACCTCGAGGACTTCCTTTTCCGGCCCGAGCGGGCAAGATCGCCGGTCAGTTCGCTATCCGGCGGCGAGCGCAACCGCCTGCTGCTGGCCCGCCTGTTTGCCAGGCCGGCCAACGTGCTGGTTCTCGACGAGCCGACCAACGATCTCGACATCGAAACGCTGGAACTGCTCGAGGAATTGCTCGCCAACTACGACGGGACGCTGTTCCTGGTCAGCCATGACCGGACCTTCCTCGACAATGTCGTGACCCAGACCATCGCCGCCGAGGGCGACGGCCATTGGAAGGAGTATGCCGGCGGCTACAGCGACTGGGCTGCCTACAAGGCGAGCGTGGCCAGGGAGTCGGCGAGACAGAAGACCGAGGCCAGGCCGGCAGTCAAGGCTCCCGAGCCGACAAAAGCCAGGGGCGACAAGTTGTCTTGGAAGGAGCAGCGCGAGCTCGAGGCACTGCCAGGCCAGATTTCCGCACTCGAGAGCGAACAGGTTGAACTGGGCAAGCGCCTCGCCGATGCGTCGATCTACCAGAGCGATCCGCAGGCGGCACAGACGGCGGCCGGGCGGCTGGCGGTCATCGACGATGAACTGATGGCGCTGCTCGAACGCTGGGAAGCGCTTGAGGCGCGTGCCGGGAACCCGGCATGA
- a CDS encoding MFS transporter yields the protein MSKPSWRTPLVILVGGCIILTLAMGVRHTGGLFLQPMTADHGWSRETFSFAFALQNLIWGLGSPFAGALADRHGAGRTVLGAAVLYVIGLVLMAYSATPLAFNLSAGVLVGLGLSGTTFAVIMGVIGRHTTPERRSLALGIASAGGSFGQFAVLPVGQMLISTYGWQSALVLLAAGVGLIAPLAYAMADGHKPSAGAGQSVAQALHEARGEKSFHYLFWGYFVCGFQTAFIMLHLPSFVVDAGFSANIGMTAVALIGLFNIFGSFFFGWGGGRYSKKNLLAIIYALRAVAIAFFLLFPLSTATVWIFAAAMGLLWLGTVPLTNGLIAQIFGLRYMSMLTGVVFLGHQLGAFLGVWLGGRIFDQTGSYLLAWLIAIGLSVVAALCSWPINEKPLARQAVPA from the coding sequence ATGAGCAAGCCAAGCTGGCGCACACCGCTGGTCATCCTGGTGGGCGGCTGCATCATCCTGACGTTGGCGATGGGCGTGCGCCATACCGGCGGCCTTTTCCTGCAGCCGATGACCGCCGACCACGGCTGGAGCCGCGAAACCTTCTCGTTCGCTTTCGCGCTGCAGAATCTGATCTGGGGGCTGGGCTCACCTTTTGCCGGGGCGCTCGCCGACCGTCACGGCGCCGGGCGCACGGTGCTCGGCGCCGCCGTGCTCTATGTCATCGGGCTGGTTTTGATGGCCTATTCCGCCACGCCTCTGGCTTTCAATCTCTCGGCCGGCGTGCTGGTCGGCCTTGGCCTGTCCGGCACCACCTTCGCCGTCATCATGGGCGTCATCGGCCGCCACACGACCCCCGAGCGGCGCAGCCTGGCACTCGGCATCGCCAGCGCTGGCGGCTCCTTCGGCCAGTTCGCTGTGCTGCCGGTCGGCCAGATGCTGATCTCCACCTACGGCTGGCAGAGCGCACTGGTGCTGCTCGCCGCCGGGGTCGGACTGATCGCGCCACTCGCCTACGCCATGGCCGATGGACACAAGCCGTCGGCGGGCGCCGGCCAGTCGGTCGCCCAGGCTTTGCATGAAGCCCGTGGCGAGAAGAGTTTTCACTACCTTTTCTGGGGCTATTTCGTGTGCGGCTTCCAGACCGCCTTTATCATGCTGCACCTGCCGTCTTTCGTCGTTGACGCCGGCTTCTCGGCCAATATCGGCATGACCGCGGTGGCGCTGATCGGTCTCTTCAACATCTTCGGCTCGTTCTTCTTCGGCTGGGGCGGCGGGCGCTACAGCAAGAAAAACCTGCTGGCCATCATCTATGCGCTGCGCGCCGTGGCGATCGCCTTTTTTCTGCTGTTTCCGCTGTCGACCGCAACGGTCTGGATTTTCGCCGCTGCGATGGGTCTCCTGTGGCTCGGCACGGTGCCGCTGACCAACGGCCTGATCGCCCAGATCTTCGGCCTGCGCTACATGTCGATGCTGACCGGTGTCGTCTTCCTCGGCCACCAGCTCGGCGCCTTCCTCGGCGTCTGGCTGGGTGGGCGAATTTTCGACCAAACCGGTTCTTATCTGCTGGCCTGGCTGATCGCCATTGGCCTCTCGGTCGTTGCCGCGCTTTGCTCGTGGCCGATCAACGAGAAGCCGCTGGCACGGCAGGCGGTGCCGGCATAA
- a CDS encoding MBL fold metallo-hydrolase translates to MRYTIIPVTPFEQNCTVFWCEKTRQAAVIDPGGDVERVLDFLDQEKLMLAKILVTHGHIDHAGGVAALAARTGAPIEGPQEEDRFWIQSMPQQSKMFGVSSALSFEPDRWLHAGDKVNFGEIELEVLHCPGHTPGHVVFFHRPSRLAQVGDVLFQGSIGRTDFPRGDYDTLIRSIKERLFPLGDDVEFICGHGPMSTLGEERRHNPFLSGRYG, encoded by the coding sequence ATGCGCTACACGATCATTCCCGTTACTCCCTTCGAGCAGAACTGCACCGTTTTCTGGTGCGAAAAGACCCGCCAGGCTGCTGTCATCGACCCGGGCGGAGACGTCGAGCGCGTCCTCGACTTTCTCGATCAGGAGAAGCTGATGCTGGCGAAAATACTCGTCACCCATGGTCATATCGACCATGCCGGCGGGGTGGCCGCGCTGGCGGCGCGCACCGGCGCGCCGATCGAGGGGCCGCAGGAGGAAGACCGTTTCTGGATCCAGAGCATGCCCCAGCAAAGCAAGATGTTCGGTGTGTCGAGCGCGTTGAGCTTTGAGCCGGACCGCTGGCTGCACGCTGGCGACAAGGTGAATTTCGGCGAAATCGAGCTCGAGGTTTTACATTGCCCCGGCCACACGCCCGGCCATGTCGTCTTCTTCCATCGGCCGAGCCGGCTGGCGCAGGTCGGGGATGTGCTGTTCCAAGGGTCGATCGGGCGCACCGACTTCCCCCGTGGTGATTACGACACGCTGATCCGCTCGATCAAGGAGCGCCTGTTCCCGCTCGGTGACGATGTTGAATTCATCTGCGGGCACGGCCCGATGTCCACACTGGGCGAGGAGCGGCGCCACAACCCTTTCCTGAGCGGCAGGTACGGCTGA
- a CDS encoding DNA-3-methyladenine glycosylase 2 family protein produces MTPPYWQQAARELAAADERMGELVERYSGLGLVSRGDPFATLARSIVGQQISVKAADSVWGRFVAALPEVSPQAVMVAGEEGLAGCGLSRRKSEYVRDLAAHFVAGRLDPSAWAALDDEALIAALTEVRGIGRWTAEMFLIFNQLRPDVFPIDDLGLRRAVFERYFAGARQSRQVLAEFGERWRPWRSVATWHLWRSLDPLPVEY; encoded by the coding sequence ATGACCCCTCCCTACTGGCAGCAGGCCGCGCGCGAGCTGGCGGCCGCCGACGAGCGCATGGGCGAACTGGTTGAGCGCTATTCTGGCCTCGGTCTCGTTTCGCGCGGTGACCCGTTTGCGACTCTGGCGCGTTCGATCGTCGGGCAACAGATATCGGTCAAGGCGGCGGATTCCGTCTGGGGGCGTTTTGTCGCGGCGCTACCCGAGGTTTCACCGCAGGCGGTCATGGTGGCTGGCGAGGAAGGTCTCGCCGGTTGCGGCCTGTCGCGGCGCAAGAGCGAGTACGTGCGCGATCTTGCGGCGCATTTTGTCGCGGGGCGACTCGATCCATCCGCCTGGGCCGCGCTGGACGACGAGGCGCTGATTGCCGCCCTCACCGAGGTGCGCGGCATCGGCCGGTGGACCGCCGAAATGTTCCTGATCTTCAACCAGCTGCGTCCGGATGTTTTCCCCATTGACGATCTCGGCCTGCGGCGGGCGGTGTTCGAGCGCTACTTCGCCGGCGCCAGGCAGTCGCGTCAGGTGCTCGCGGAATTTGGCGAGCGCTGGCGGCCCTGGCGCTCGGTTGCGACCTGGCACCTGTGGCGCAGCCTGGACCCGCTCCCGGTCGAGTATTGA
- a CDS encoding acetyl-CoA carboxylase carboxyltransferase subunit alpha, with protein sequence MKTTFLDFEQSIAELESKIEELRFVQDDSAVDIAEEIERLEKKSAQLTKDVYAKLSPWQISQVARHPQRPYTLDYLSLIFSDFEELHGDRAFADDHAIVGGLARFNGQPVMVIGHQKGRDTKEKIYRNFGMPRPEGYRKALRLMRLAEKFGLPVLTFVDTPGAYPGIDAEERGQSEAIGRNLYVMAELKVPVIVTIIGEGGSGGALAIAVGDVLHMLQYSTYSVISPEGCASILWKSADKAPEAAETMGITAPRLKTLGLVDRIVSEPLGGAHRDHVAMAQSLKKVLQDALMNLSALSTTELLAKRYERLMSYGRFKEQPAK encoded by the coding sequence ATGAAAACAACCTTTCTCGACTTCGAACAGTCGATCGCCGAACTCGAATCCAAGATCGAAGAGTTGCGCTTTGTTCAGGATGATTCCGCCGTCGACATCGCCGAAGAGATCGAGCGACTGGAAAAAAAGAGCGCCCAACTGACCAAGGACGTCTATGCCAAGCTTTCGCCGTGGCAGATTTCCCAGGTGGCGCGCCATCCGCAGCGCCCCTACACGCTCGATTACCTGTCGCTGATCTTCTCTGATTTCGAGGAATTGCACGGCGATCGCGCTTTCGCCGACGACCATGCCATCGTCGGCGGCCTGGCCCGTTTCAACGGTCAGCCGGTGATGGTGATCGGCCACCAGAAGGGACGCGATACCAAGGAAAAAATTTATCGGAATTTCGGCATGCCGCGCCCGGAAGGTTACCGCAAGGCCTTGCGCCTGATGAGGCTGGCCGAGAAATTCGGCCTGCCGGTGCTGACCTTCGTCGATACGCCGGGCGCCTATCCCGGCATCGATGCCGAGGAGCGCGGCCAGTCCGAGGCGATCGGCCGCAATCTCTACGTGATGGCCGAGTTGAAGGTACCGGTGATCGTCACCATCATCGGCGAAGGCGGTTCCGGCGGCGCGCTGGCGATTGCGGTCGGTGACGTTCTGCACATGCTGCAATACTCGACCTACTCGGTGATTTCTCCCGAGGGTTGCGCCTCGATTCTCTGGAAGAGCGCCGACAAGGCGCCCGAGGCGGCCGAAACCATGGGGATTACCGCGCCGCGCCTGAAGACGCTTGGGTTGGTCGACAGGATTGTCAGCGAGCCGCTAGGCGGTGCGCATCGCGACCATGTGGCGATGGCGCAATCCTTGAAGAAGGTGCTGCAGGATGCGCTGATGAACCTCTCCGCGCTGTCGACCACGGAACTGCTCGCCAAGCGCTACGAGCGGCTGATGAGCTATGGCCGCTTCAAGGAACAACCTGCAAAGTAG